Proteins from a genomic interval of Sulfuricurvum sp.:
- a CDS encoding GNAT family N-acetyltransferase, translating to MQELEILNQNYHLIAKAITYIDTHFKDQPSIDEIAKNIGMSKYHFMRVFKEYVGVTPKQFLHSVTLNYAKEHIKESKSLLDSTLDIGLSSSSRLHELFVNLIGVTPKEWREKGKDVTITYGFGLTPFGEALIAYTDKGVCYLGFIDKNKEAIFTRFSELWENANLQHDDEKAQTYLENIFIKNKKYNLMVKGTNLQINVWKALINLPDGALTTYQDIANTIDNPKAVRAVASAIGENHIGYLIPCHRVIAKSGAMSGYRWGIERKKILIAYESVSKEPPITYRTATLEDIPDLCRLLDQLFSQEAEFTPDSANQTKALKTIIDDSTIGEIYIASKEGEIVGMVNLLYTVSTALGGRVAILEDMVIDEKHRGEDIGSSLLEYVLTCTKEKGIRRVTLLTDADNLSAHRFYEGMGFAKSAMIPFRIQL from the coding sequence ATGCAAGAGCTCGAAATATTAAACCAAAATTATCATCTCATTGCCAAAGCCATCACTTATATCGACACCCATTTCAAAGATCAGCCCTCCATCGATGAAATCGCTAAAAATATCGGTATGAGCAAATACCATTTTATGCGGGTGTTTAAAGAGTATGTTGGAGTGACCCCCAAACAGTTTCTCCACTCCGTGACGCTAAATTACGCCAAAGAGCATATCAAAGAGTCAAAATCTCTGCTAGACAGTACACTGGATATCGGGTTATCCAGTTCCAGCAGACTTCATGAGCTGTTTGTCAATCTCATCGGGGTCACCCCAAAAGAGTGGAGAGAAAAAGGAAAAGACGTCACCATCACCTACGGTTTCGGGCTCACCCCATTTGGCGAAGCATTGATCGCCTACACTGATAAAGGGGTCTGTTATTTAGGGTTTATCGATAAAAACAAAGAGGCTATTTTTACACGATTTAGTGAACTGTGGGAAAATGCAAATTTACAACACGATGATGAAAAAGCGCAAACCTATTTGGAAAATATTTTTATCAAAAACAAAAAATACAACCTGATGGTCAAAGGGACAAACCTCCAAATCAATGTGTGGAAAGCCCTCATCAATCTCCCAGATGGTGCGCTAACAACCTATCAAGATATCGCCAATACTATCGATAATCCCAAAGCGGTGCGTGCAGTAGCCAGTGCAATCGGTGAAAATCATATCGGCTATCTCATCCCCTGTCACCGTGTCATCGCCAAAAGCGGTGCTATGAGCGGATATCGGTGGGGGATTGAGCGCAAAAAAATCCTCATTGCCTATGAGTCAGTCTCTAAAGAGCCCCCTATCACGTACCGAACGGCAACACTAGAGGATATTCCAGACTTGTGTCGCCTGTTAGATCAGCTCTTCTCCCAAGAAGCCGAATTCACCCCCGATAGTGCAAATCAAACGAAGGCGTTGAAAACAATCATCGACGATTCAACTATCGGTGAGATATACATTGCATCCAAAGAGGGGGAGATTGTGGGGATGGTGAATCTGCTCTACACTGTTTCAACGGCATTGGGAGGAAGAGTCGCCATCCTCGAAGATATGGTTATCGATGAGAAACACCGAGGAGAGGATATCGGCTCATCCTTGCTCGAATACGTCCTCACGTGCACCAAAGAAAAAGGGATTCGACGAGTCACCCTCCTCACCGATGCGGATAATCTCTCGGCACACCGATTTTACGAGGGGATGGGATTTGCAAAATCGGCAATGATCCCCTTTCGGATTCAACTCTAA
- a CDS encoding serine hydroxymethyltransferase produces MSFIHEEDLSVADTEVFAIIQNEFERQSTHLEMIASENFTSPAVMEAMGSIFTNKYAEGYPNKRYYGGCQFADQVEQLAKDRLCKIFGCTYSNVQPHSGSQANGAVYAALLQAGDKILGMDLRHGGHLTHGAKPSFSGKNYHSFTYGVEADGRMDYEKIAQIAEIVKPKIIVCGASAYTREIDFKKFRTIAERVGAILFADIAHIAGLVAADEHMSPFPYADVVTSTTHKTLRGPRGGVIMTNNEEIAKKIDSAIFPGIQGGPLVHVIAAKAVAFGEVLHPSWKEYAKAVKSNAKLLGEIMNQRGYQLISGGTDNHMVLVSLMERDFSGEEASVALENAGITVNKNSIPSDPRPASSTSGIRIGSAALTTLGMKEKEFTLIAHRICDVLDDIQNIPLQMEIKAELKTLLKGFRVYNYATY; encoded by the coding sequence ATGAGTTTTATACACGAAGAGGATTTATCGGTTGCAGATACGGAAGTGTTCGCCATTATACAAAATGAGTTTGAGCGACAATCAACCCATTTGGAAATGATCGCCAGTGAGAACTTTACCTCTCCTGCCGTTATGGAGGCGATGGGGAGTATTTTTACCAACAAATACGCGGAGGGATATCCGAACAAACGATACTACGGCGGATGTCAATTTGCCGATCAGGTAGAGCAACTGGCGAAAGATCGACTCTGTAAAATTTTCGGCTGCACATACTCAAACGTACAGCCCCATTCAGGTAGTCAAGCCAACGGAGCAGTTTATGCCGCGTTATTGCAAGCAGGCGATAAGATATTAGGGATGGATTTGCGTCACGGCGGACATTTGACACACGGTGCAAAACCCAGTTTTTCAGGAAAAAACTACCACTCTTTTACGTATGGAGTGGAAGCAGATGGAAGAATGGATTATGAAAAGATAGCTCAGATCGCGGAAATTGTAAAACCTAAAATCATCGTATGCGGTGCAAGTGCCTATACGCGGGAAATCGATTTTAAAAAGTTCCGAACCATAGCGGAGCGTGTTGGTGCGATACTCTTTGCCGATATCGCCCATATTGCGGGATTGGTCGCGGCGGATGAGCATATGAGCCCGTTTCCCTACGCCGATGTCGTCACCTCTACAACCCATAAAACACTCAGAGGTCCTCGCGGCGGGGTGATTATGACCAATAACGAAGAGATAGCCAAAAAAATCGACAGCGCTATTTTCCCCGGAATACAAGGTGGTCCTCTGGTGCATGTCATCGCCGCAAAAGCGGTGGCGTTTGGAGAGGTTTTGCACCCCTCATGGAAAGAGTATGCCAAAGCGGTTAAAAGCAACGCAAAACTTTTAGGAGAGATTATGAACCAAAGAGGGTATCAGCTCATCAGCGGAGGAACCGATAACCATATGGTTCTCGTATCGTTGATGGAGAGAGATTTCTCAGGTGAAGAGGCGAGTGTGGCGTTGGAAAATGCCGGTATCACCGTCAATAAAAATTCAATCCCCTCCGATCCCCGCCCTGCTTCGTCTACCTCAGGTATACGCATAGGAAGTGCTGCATTAACGACACTGGGAATGAAAGAAAAAGAGTTTACCCTTATCGCGCATAGAATCTGCGATGTTTTAGATGACATACAAAACATCCCTCTTCAAATGGAGATTAAAGCGGAACTCAAAACTCTTTTGAAGGGTTTTAGAGTTTATAATTATGCAACTTATTAA
- a CDS encoding helix-turn-helix transcriptional regulator, with amino-acid sequence MTNRPSFEAFKEKALKNEEVREEYEALEPIFALKKQMIKARLDAKLSQEDVATLLHTKKSNISRLESPNTKSLPNLSTLIEYAKAVGFNLEINLKRSHLAS; translated from the coding sequence ATGACAAATAGACCTTCTTTTGAAGCATTTAAAGAAAAAGCTCTGAAAAATGAAGAGGTACGAGAAGAATACGAAGCATTAGAACCGATCTTTGCACTCAAAAAACAGATGATAAAAGCACGCCTCGATGCAAAACTCTCCCAAGAAGATGTTGCTACCCTGCTACACACGAAAAAAAGCAATATTTCGAGATTAGAGAGTCCAAATACTAAAAGTTTACCAAACTTATCCACATTGATAGAGTACGCAAAAGCCGTAGGGTTTAATCTGGAAATCAATCTAAAGAGAAGCCATTTAGCGTCATAA
- a CDS encoding type II toxin-antitoxin system RelE/ParE family toxin, whose amino-acid sequence MKWEIEFFNEAVEADTLSFPAKILAKMLHIFEMIQEHGPNLGKPYTDAFGDGLFEVRAKGAEGIGRSFFCYASGKKIIILHSFVKKTQKTPQKEIKIALKRKKEINHDK is encoded by the coding sequence ATGAAATGGGAAATTGAGTTTTTTAACGAGGCTGTAGAAGCAGATACTTTATCTTTTCCTGCCAAAATTTTGGCAAAAATGCTCCACATCTTTGAGATGATTCAAGAACATGGTCCCAATCTCGGAAAACCGTACACTGATGCATTCGGTGATGGACTTTTCGAAGTTAGAGCAAAAGGTGCTGAGGGAATAGGAAGGAGCTTTTTTTGCTATGCAAGTGGCAAGAAAATCATTATTCTCCACTCATTTGTTAAAAAAACTCAAAAAACACCCCAAAAAGAGATCAAAATCGCATTAAAGCGAAAAAAGGAGATTAACCATGACAAATAG
- a CDS encoding DUF4442 domain-containing protein: MDILKIPFVEKVGIEQDEKGLKLIFRSDNLNHIATVHASAQFTLAETASGEALQRLFPDLVGKVIPSL; this comes from the coding sequence ATGGATATATTAAAAATCCCCTTTGTCGAAAAAGTGGGGATAGAACAGGATGAAAAAGGTTTAAAACTCATCTTTCGCTCAGATAACCTAAATCATATCGCTACCGTACACGCAAGCGCACAATTCACTCTAGCAGAAACAGCAAGCGGTGAGGCGTTGCAGAGACTTTTCCCCGATTTGGTCGGTAAGGTTATCCCTTCACTCTAG
- a CDS encoding YiiD C-terminal domain-containing protein has product MQRLFPDLVGKVIPVLRDSQIKFKKPTTDTIHAIATISDEETETFKTGLDKKGRAMIGVDVELRDESEVVVCIGRFTWFVQVLNV; this is encoded by the coding sequence TTGCAGAGACTTTTCCCCGATTTGGTCGGTAAGGTTATCCCTGTGTTGCGCGATTCACAAATCAAATTTAAAAAACCGACCACCGATACTATCCATGCGATAGCTACCATAAGCGATGAAGAGACAGAGACATTTAAAACGGGATTGGATAAAAAAGGGCGTGCGATGATTGGTGTCGATGTTGAGCTAAGAGATGAGAGTGAAGTTGTGGTGTGTATCGGGAGATTTACGTGGTTTGTGCAAGTTTTAAATGTTTAA
- a CDS encoding helix-turn-helix transcriptional regulator has protein sequence MKSLFKIDDLLKQSNKAVRNERIALGLTQKEFANFVGLKYATYRYFEQEGKISLENFLSILNAINKSIEYKKFLDGFEYESARERAKSDINTPQDNMTKPIVPPSQKQITLDKQIFGNELFYSAENGHVYEVSTFITIMLGHYSDERLVLLLRYFGVERLKSYILKEKNIDLLQKFNKHISYLKKRV, from the coding sequence ATGAAATCTTTGTTCAAAATCGATGACTTGCTCAAACAAAGTAATAAGGCGGTGCGTAATGAGCGTATTGCTTTGGGGCTGACCCAAAAAGAGTTTGCCAATTTCGTCGGTTTGAAATACGCGACTTATCGCTATTTCGAACAAGAGGGGAAAATCTCTTTAGAAAATTTTCTTTCTATTTTAAATGCCATCAATAAAAGTATAGAGTACAAAAAGTTTTTAGATGGTTTTGAATATGAGAGTGCGAGAGAACGGGCAAAATCTGATATAAATACCCCGCAAGACAATATGACAAAGCCTATCGTACCGCCGTCACAAAAGCAGATTACCCTCGATAAACAGATATTCGGTAACGAGCTGTTTTACAGTGCCGAAAATGGGCATGTGTATGAAGTCTCGACATTTATCACGATTATGTTAGGACACTACAGTGATGAGAGATTGGTATTGCTTTTGCGTTATTTCGGTGTTGAGAGATTAAAGTCTTATATTCTGAAAGAGAAAAATATCGATTTATTGCAAAAGTTCAATAAACATATATCGTATCTAAAGAAACGAGTCTGA
- a CDS encoding N-acetyltransferase, protein MIIQNSIINDIDEIFRLYAIATDFQKSKFFVHWPEFKRELIETEIRENRQWKMMIDGRIACIWATTFNDPQIWGERDRDPSLYIHRIATNPDFRGNNFVAQIVAWAEQYTRENDKGYIRMDTIGENIGLIEHYKKSGFEYLGYHKLDSIEGLPEHYALADACLFERKIKKEKQC, encoded by the coding sequence ATGATTATCCAAAACAGCATTATCAATGACATCGACGAGATTTTTAGACTCTATGCCATCGCTACCGATTTCCAAAAGTCCAAGTTTTTCGTCCATTGGCCGGAGTTTAAACGGGAGTTGATAGAGACGGAGATAAGGGAAAACCGTCAATGGAAGATGATGATTGACGGACGAATAGCGTGCATCTGGGCGACGACGTTTAACGATCCGCAGATATGGGGAGAACGTGACCGCGATCCCTCGCTCTATATCCACCGCATCGCGACCAATCCCGATTTTAGAGGCAATAATTTTGTCGCTCAGATCGTAGCGTGGGCGGAACAATATACGCGAGAAAATGACAAAGGCTACATTCGGATGGATACCATCGGCGAAAATATAGGACTGATAGAGCATTATAAAAAATCTGGGTTTGAGTATCTAGGGTATCACAAACTGGATTCTATCGAAGGATTACCTGAGCATTACGCACTGGCGGATGCGTGTTTATTTGAGAGAAAGATAAAAAAAGAAAAACAATGTTAA
- a CDS encoding protein tyrosine phosphatase family protein, with translation MQITENIASSGQPNESEFTIIADVGYDVIINLAMPNSENAIPFEGHLVTTNNMIYIHIPVPFDAPKLFHLQSFINIMESFSDKKVWVHCVKNYRASAFLYHYLRKSHGFNITEAQKAILQSWEPNEIWQQFMNIDFKLV, from the coding sequence ATGCAAATTACAGAAAATATAGCCTCATCTGGACAACCTAATGAGTCTGAATTTACTATCATTGCTGATGTGGGATATGACGTTATTATTAACCTAGCTATGCCAAATTCAGAAAACGCAATACCCTTTGAAGGTCATTTAGTCACTACGAATAACATGATTTATATTCATATTCCTGTTCCATTTGATGCGCCAAAACTTTTTCATCTGCAATCATTTATCAACATCATGGAGAGTTTTTCCGATAAGAAAGTCTGGGTACATTGCGTGAAAAACTATAGGGCATCAGCTTTTTTATATCATTACTTACGTAAATCCCATGGTTTTAATATAACAGAGGCACAAAAAGCAATACTTCAATCATGGGAACCGAATGAAATATGGCAACAGTTTATGAATATTGATTTTAAACTAGTTTAA